Within the Methanothermobacter sp. genome, the region TTATTTTATATTCAAAGTCCCCGTAATTATAGACTAGGAATCTTAGTTTTCCCTGGAATCCTGGATCTCCGAGTGCCGTGTGCACTGCTATAAAAGATCTTAGTAATGTTGAACGGGGGAGGTATATCATAGCATAACCCTTCGGGATTTTTATTTTTCTGTCCACGGTTACAAGGTAAGCTTTTTTAGGTTTTAAATTATAAAGTGGAGGTTTTAACCTTCGGAGTTCCGGTAATCTTTTTTTATCATCTAAAAGAGAAGCGGGGCCGGCTTGTTCGAATACTTCGTCAAGGCGCAAGTCTATACCTGCTGGTTGTATTAAGTCTTTGAATTCTGGGAAAAGCTTTATAAGTTCTTTTTCTCCTAGCATTTTATTTTGCTCCTGTAAACCTGACGAATTTCCGGGGCACCTATTATGGTTATGATGCTTCTTCCCAAACTTTTTTAAGTTCTGGGTGTATTCCATCTATTATTCCAAGTTTTTCCATTGCCTTGCCATATGTTTCATGGATTGTTTTAAATTCTGGTCTTATCATGCCCCTGAATGCATCATATCCCATTACTCTACCATAATTTTCTGTTATGGACCATATTATTTTATTAAGACCCTCTATGATGTCCTCTGATTTGTATCGGGATTTTTCTATATTAGATTTTATAGTGTTGAATTCTATGGCAGCATTTGCTTTAACTTCAACGCCTTCAAGGATCTGTGGACATTCTTTGTATGGTAATGACTTTTTTAACATTCCCCTGGCTGGTGCAACTCCCATTATTTTACTGGCTCCAATTGACATTGCAAGTAGTATGTTTTCATATATTTCAAGGGTTAATTCTGTTTTTTCTTTTTCATTAGT harbors:
- a CDS encoding deoxyuridine 5'-triphosphate nucleotidohydrolase, translating into MLGEKELIKLFPEFKDLIQPAGIDLRLDEVFEQAGPASLLDDKKRLPELRRLKPPLYNLKPKKAYLVTVDRKIKIPKGYAMIYLPRSTLLRSFIAVHTALGDPGFQGKLRFLVYNYGDFEYKIKRGERIAQAIVFKVKGSGEYNGSYQEPL